From Acetobacter ascendens, the proteins below share one genomic window:
- a CDS encoding type II toxin-antitoxin system Phd/YefM family antitoxin, with the protein MRTVNIHEAKTHLSRLIDAAMKGESFIIAKAGRPMVRVSPITAPEELQQRRLGFLAGKIRVPEDFDRMGQDDIVSLFDGQA; encoded by the coding sequence ATGCGCACGGTCAACATCCACGAAGCCAAGACCCATCTGTCCCGGCTGATTGACGCGGCCATGAAAGGGGAAAGCTTCATCATTGCCAAAGCCGGCCGGCCGATGGTGCGGGTCAGCCCGATTACGGCTCCTGAAGAGTTACAGCAACGGCGTCTGGGGTTTCTTGCTGGAAAAATCCGGGTGCCCGAAGATTTTGATCGCATGGGACAGGACGATATTGTGTCTCTGTTCGACGGTCAGGCATGA
- a CDS encoding type II toxin-antitoxin system VapC family toxin, with protein MRLLLDTHLLLWAAGEPDKLSARARTLMEDPGNDLVFSAASLWEITIKTGLGRADFQVDPHLLRRGLIENGYEELPITSQHALAVGQLPDVHRDPFDRILVAQATVEGVLLLTHDPLVKAYPGPIEAV; from the coding sequence ATGAGGCTTCTTCTGGATACCCATCTGCTGCTCTGGGCAGCCGGAGAGCCAGATAAGCTGTCAGCACGGGCGAGAACCCTGATGGAAGATCCGGGCAATGATCTGGTCTTCAGTGCGGCCAGTCTCTGGGAGATCACCATTAAGACCGGGCTGGGACGGGCAGACTTCCAGGTCGATCCTCATCTGCTGCGACGCGGTCTGATCGAAAACGGTTATGAGGAGTTACCGATCACCAGCCAGCACGCCTTGGCAGTCGGACAACTGCCAGATGTGCATCGGGATCCCTTTGATCGGATCCTTGTGGCACAGGCCACGGTGGAAGGAGTGCTTCTGCTGACCCATGATCCGCTGGTAAAGGCTTATCCAGGCCCGATCGAAGCCGTCTGA